A segment of the Marinomonas posidonica IVIA-Po-181 genome:
CAAGGCCACACACTGCAAGCCATCAGCAAGTGGCTTGAAGAGCAAGAAAGCAGCGCCGTTTACACTGCTACTGTGATCAACAAATTACATGACCGCAAAACGGACATGACACCTGATTACATTGGTGCAGATGTTGTTGATCGATTCCTATTCGGTTATGGCATGGACTACAAAGGCTACTTCCGCAACCTGAAAGGCATTTACGCGGTTAAAGACAGCTAAATCCACTGACATTAAACCTGCCCCGTTTAAAGACGGGACTCCGGGAGTCAACTAACAAAAAAGGCGCTTTGCAATGCAAAGCGCCTTTTTTAAAACTGCCATTTATGCGAACAACTTAAAAGACTCGGTTAAAACCATTCAAGGCCGCCACTCGATACGCTTCCGCCATCGTAGGATAGTTGAAAGTCGTATTTAAGAAGTACTTTAAGGTATTTTGTTCGCCAGGCTGTTTCATAATAGCCTGACCGATGTGAACAATCTCAGACGCTTGGTCACCAAAACAGTGAATTCCCAACAACTCCAGCGACTCACGATGGAACAATATTTTCAGCATCCCTACCGCTTCACCAGTAATCTGGGCTCGAGCCGTGTTTTTAAAGAAAGCACGACCCACTTCGTAAGGCACTTTTTCAGCCGTCAATTCAGCCTCGGTTTTCCCCACTGAACTGATTTCTGGAATCGTGTAGATACCCGTCGGCACCTCACTGATAAACTCACCACCAGGCATACCCAGCATATTCGCTGCAGCCGCCCGACCTTGATCATAAGCCGCACTAGCCAAACTCGGCCAACCAATGACATCCCCCACCGCATAGACATTTTCAACTTGCGTTTGGTAAGTATCATTCACCGCTAACTGACCACGACTATTCACATCTAAACCAATAGAATCTAGCCCCAAATTATCGGTATTTCCTGAACGACCATTACAGAACAACAAAGCATCTGCACGCAATTTCTTACCAGACGCCATGTGCATCACGACACCACGCTCCGTTGTCTCAACCGAATCATAGGTTTCGTTATGACGAATCAATACACCGCCATCACGCAAGTGATAGCTCAACGCATCAGTAATCTCATCATCTAAGAAGCTTAACAGCTTCTTAGCTGGGTTGATCAATTCAACACGCACACCCAAACCACAGAAGATAGAAGCATATTCACAACCGATAACACCTGCACCGTAAATAATCAATGAGCGTGGCGTATGATTCAAACTTAAGATTGTGTCAGAACAGTAAATACGAGGATGTGAAAAATCAATGTCCGCTGGACGATAAGGACGAGATCCTGTCGCAATCACCACTTGCTTAGCAACCAATAATTCTGGCCCACGCTCATAGGTGTTTACTTCAATAGTATTCGCGTCTTTGAACTTACCACGACCAAAGTAAATGTCGATACGGTTACGTGCATAGTATTCGGTGCGACCAACAACCTGCTTATCAATAACCTTGTTTGCTCGGTCCAACACTTTAGGGAAGGAGAACCAACGCGGCTCACCAATATCACGGAACATGGTATTCGTATTAAAGGCAATAATTTCTTTAACCGCATGACGCAAAGCTTTTGAAGGGATGGTCCCCAAATGCGTACAACTACCACCAACTTGCGAACTTGCCTCTATGACAGCGACTTTTTTACCTGCTTTCGCCGCACTCATGGCCGCGCCTTCACCCGCAGGTCCTGTACCCAGAACTACAACATCATAATGTCTCGTTGTCATAACACCCTCTATTTCGTTCAATTATTTAGATGCGTCGTAAAATACGTCATCTGAGACTTTCGCGGCGGCGGCTTTTTTCGTTTCTTTTTCGCATTTGCCTTTATCGCCACCACAAATATCACAAGCCACTTCCATTCCAAGTGCACTCATGCCACCACAAGAACCGGAAATAGGCTTACGCCCCATCAACACACCTACTGACATTGCAGTTACTACCAACAACATCGCAGCAAATACGATAATAGCTGTTAACATAACGCCTCCAAAAGCAAATAATTTTCCTAAGCCTAGTTCAAGTAAGGCTTAAACGCATCCGATGGACGCTCTTCAAAACCAAAATCTGTTTTCACCAATAAGTAAGCAGCAATACCATTCTGCTCAGC
Coding sequences within it:
- the sthA gene encoding Si-specific NAD(P)(+) transhydrogenase yields the protein MTTRHYDVVVLGTGPAGEGAAMSAAKAGKKVAVIEASSQVGGSCTHLGTIPSKALRHAVKEIIAFNTNTMFRDIGEPRWFSFPKVLDRANKVIDKQVVGRTEYYARNRIDIYFGRGKFKDANTIEVNTYERGPELLVAKQVVIATGSRPYRPADIDFSHPRIYCSDTILSLNHTPRSLIIYGAGVIGCEYASIFCGLGVRVELINPAKKLLSFLDDEITDALSYHLRDGGVLIRHNETYDSVETTERGVVMHMASGKKLRADALLFCNGRSGNTDNLGLDSIGLDVNSRGQLAVNDTYQTQVENVYAVGDVIGWPSLASAAYDQGRAAAANMLGMPGGEFISEVPTGIYTIPEISSVGKTEAELTAEKVPYEVGRAFFKNTARAQITGEAVGMLKILFHRESLELLGIHCFGDQASEIVHIGQAIMKQPGEQNTLKYFLNTTFNYPTMAEAYRVAALNGFNRVF
- the nqrM gene encoding (Na+)-NQR maturation NqrM gives rise to the protein MLTAIIVFAAMLLVVTAMSVGVLMGRKPISGSCGGMSALGMEVACDICGGDKGKCEKETKKAAAAKVSDDVFYDASK